Proteins encoded by one window of Flavobacterium sp. N502540:
- a CDS encoding zinc-dependent metalloprotease, producing MKTSGVNSNIVGEFATGATITDNGEIFKKMILMDYNSLNVNTLTHELGHFFGLKHTFMGGCTGLNDGISDTPPAEDTYEDTYKDCIAPVQCNGQRRLIENMMDYGNCRFMFTPGQALVIRNTIATKYPHLCTFQLLADEKIDITSNVTVTDLRIPNGGMRKTFIKELEEPQEIEVYPNPVKEVLIVRNAEKEKFTIFNITGQQVLSGTLHSGQIDVNALSAGLYVLKIKNISKCFIKE from the coding sequence ATGAAGACAAGTGGAGTTAATTCTAATATTGTTGGAGAGTTTGCGACAGGAGCTACAATTACAGATAACGGAGAAATCTTTAAAAAAATGATTTTGATGGATTACAATTCACTAAATGTGAATACTCTTACTCATGAATTGGGACATTTTTTTGGATTAAAACACACTTTTATGGGAGGCTGTACCGGTTTAAATGACGGAATTAGCGATACTCCTCCTGCTGAAGATACCTATGAGGACACCTATAAAGATTGCATTGCACCTGTTCAATGCAATGGTCAGAGAAGATTAATAGAAAACATGATGGATTATGGCAACTGTCGTTTTATGTTTACGCCCGGTCAGGCTTTAGTAATAAGAAATACTATTGCTACTAAGTATCCTCATTTATGTACTTTTCAGCTGTTGGCTGATGAAAAGATTGATATAACATCTAATGTAACCGTAACAGATTTGAGGATTCCTAATGGAGGTATGAGAAAGACTTTTATAAAAGAATTGGAAGAACCTCAAGAAATCGAAGTATATCCAAATCCTGTAAAAGAGGTATTAATTGTTAGGAATGCTGAAAAAGAAAAATTTACAATTTTCAATATTACAGGACAGCAGGTATTATCAGGGACTCTCCATTCAGGACAGATTGATGTTAATGCCCTGTCTGCAGGATTATATGTACTTAAAATAAAAAATATTAGTAAGTGTTTTATAAAAGAATAG
- a CDS encoding glycoside hydrolase family 35 protein has translation MKKIYLTFLFLSLILCATAQEKQSFAIANGNFLLNGKPIQIHSGEMHYSRIPQPYWRHRLKMMKAMGLNAVATYVFWNYHETAPGIWDFKTGNKNLAEYIKTAQEEGLFVILRPGPYVCAEWEFGGYPWFLQNVPDMIIRGNNTAYLAATKAYFTELYHQVKNLQITKGGPIIMVQGENEFGSYVAQRKDIPLEEHKKYSAAVFQQLKDIGFEVPFFTSDGSWLFEGGALPGALPTANGESDIAKLKNVVHQFNNGQGPYMVAEFYPGWLDHWAEPFPTQTPEETVSQTQKYLDHQVSFNYYMVHGGTNFGFTSGANYDKEHDIQPDMTSYDYDAPISEAGWATPKYNALRALLKTNETPAVPAKMPVITIPNIALTKVVDLADLKSKIPPVTADNPLTFEQLNQGDGYVWYSKRFTQPISGKLELKGLRDYAIVYVNGKKVAELNRYYKKYDCEIEVPFNATLDILVENMGRINYGSQINANNKGIISPVVINGETITGNWKMYKLPMTQEPDVTAYKNSAKTDRPTVYQGNFNLSKTGDTFLDMRDWGKGIVFVNGINIGRYWSVGPQQTLYVPGCWLKKGKNTILIFEQKNGKIQKEIKTMVTPILEELKPENG, from the coding sequence ATGAAAAAAATATACCTTACCTTTCTGTTTCTTTCTCTTATCCTTTGTGCAACAGCACAAGAGAAACAAAGTTTTGCTATTGCTAATGGAAATTTCCTGTTGAACGGAAAACCCATACAAATTCATTCCGGTGAAATGCACTACTCGCGCATTCCACAGCCCTATTGGCGTCATCGCTTAAAAATGATGAAAGCAATGGGTTTAAATGCTGTGGCCACTTATGTATTTTGGAACTATCATGAAACGGCACCCGGAATCTGGGACTTTAAAACCGGAAATAAAAACCTCGCCGAATATATTAAAACGGCTCAGGAAGAAGGTCTATTTGTGATTTTACGCCCGGGTCCTTATGTTTGTGCCGAATGGGAATTTGGAGGTTATCCGTGGTTTTTACAAAATGTTCCTGATATGATCATTCGTGGAAACAACACCGCCTATCTGGCCGCAACTAAAGCTTATTTTACCGAATTGTACCATCAGGTTAAGAATTTACAAATCACCAAAGGAGGCCCTATTATTATGGTTCAGGGCGAGAACGAATTTGGATCCTATGTAGCGCAACGCAAAGATATTCCGCTTGAGGAGCATAAAAAATACAGTGCTGCCGTTTTTCAGCAGTTAAAAGATATTGGTTTCGAAGTACCGTTTTTTACTTCAGACGGAAGCTGGTTGTTTGAAGGCGGGGCTTTACCCGGTGCACTCCCAACAGCAAATGGCGAAAGTGATATTGCGAAATTAAAAAATGTGGTCCACCAATTCAACAACGGACAAGGTCCGTATATGGTGGCTGAATTTTATCCGGGCTGGCTGGATCACTGGGCTGAACCCTTCCCGACACAAACTCCGGAAGAAACTGTTAGCCAAACACAAAAATATTTAGACCATCAGGTTTCATTCAACTATTACATGGTACATGGCGGGACTAACTTCGGCTTTACTTCCGGAGCCAATTACGACAAAGAACATGACATTCAACCCGACATGACTTCTTACGATTACGACGCTCCAATTAGTGAAGCAGGTTGGGCAACCCCAAAATACAATGCGTTAAGAGCCCTGCTTAAAACCAATGAAACTCCGGCTGTTCCGGCAAAAATGCCTGTGATCACTATTCCGAATATTGCCTTAACGAAAGTCGTTGACTTAGCCGATTTAAAGTCTAAAATCCCTCCCGTAACGGCAGACAATCCTTTAACTTTTGAACAACTCAATCAGGGAGACGGTTATGTTTGGTACAGCAAAAGATTTACACAGCCTATTAGCGGGAAGCTGGAACTAAAAGGATTGCGCGATTATGCCATCGTGTATGTCAACGGAAAAAAAGTAGCAGAACTGAACCGATACTATAAAAAATACGATTGCGAAATTGAAGTTCCTTTTAATGCAACACTAGATATTTTGGTGGAGAATATGGGACGTATCAATTACGGCTCTCAAATTAATGCCAATAACAAAGGAATTATTAGTCCCGTAGTTATTAATGGCGAAACCATTACCGGAAACTGGAAAATGTACAAATTACCAATGACACAGGAACCGGATGTAACAGCTTACAAAAACTCAGCAAAAACAGATCGTCCTACGGTATATCAGGGAAACTTTAATCTGAGTAAAACCGGAGATACCTTCCTGGACATGCGCGACTGGGGCAAAGGAATTGTTTTTGTAAACGGAATCAATATTGGGCGTTACTGGAGCGTTGGCCCACAGCAAACACTGTATGTTCCGGGCTGCTGGCTTAAAAAAGGCAAAAACACCATCCTGATCTTTGAACAGAAAAACGGAAAAATCCAAAAGGAAATAAAAACAATGGTTACTCCAATTTTAGAGGAATTAAAACCCGAAAATGGTTAG
- a CDS encoding Gfo/Idh/MocA family protein: MLAACILFGGTNASAQMIKTKTPARAKGQTDVLRLATAPIPTVRVAFIGLGMRGPGAVERMTHIPGVEIVALCDMTQENTSKANETLTKAGFPKAQEFYGDENAWRKVTALPNVDLVYIATDWKHHAIIGVQAMKDGKHVAIEVPGAMTMEEIWQLIDTSEKTRKHCMQLENCVYDFFELTTLNMAQQGVFGEILHAEGSYIHGLQPFWGEYWNNWRMDYNIKHRGDIYATHGMGPACQALNIHRGDKMNFLVSMDTKAVGNPAYIKEKSGKEIKDFRNGDHTMTMIRTENGKTIQIQHDVTSPRPYSRMYQLSGTKGFANKYPLEGYALDGKELGDDVKPNHEKLSAHSFVPAEVKKALMEKYKHPIVKNIEEQAKKVGGHGGMDFVMDYRLIYCLQKGLPLDMDVYDLAEWSCLGPLTEISLDNGSAPVEIPDFTRGGWNKLKKLEFSE, from the coding sequence ATGTTAGCCGCCTGTATTCTGTTTGGAGGAACAAACGCATCGGCACAAATGATTAAAACCAAAACACCTGCCCGTGCAAAAGGCCAAACCGACGTCTTGCGTTTGGCAACAGCACCAATACCTACCGTTCGTGTTGCCTTTATAGGTCTTGGAATGCGTGGTCCCGGAGCAGTTGAGCGCATGACACATATTCCGGGTGTAGAAATTGTCGCATTATGTGATATGACACAGGAAAATACTTCTAAAGCAAACGAAACCTTAACCAAAGCCGGATTTCCTAAAGCTCAGGAGTTTTACGGTGACGAAAATGCCTGGAGAAAAGTTACCGCTTTACCTAATGTGGATTTAGTATATATCGCTACCGATTGGAAACACCATGCGATCATTGGCGTTCAGGCCATGAAAGACGGTAAACACGTAGCTATAGAGGTTCCCGGTGCAATGACAATGGAAGAAATCTGGCAGCTTATTGATACTTCCGAGAAAACCCGTAAACACTGTATGCAGCTTGAAAACTGTGTGTACGACTTCTTCGAACTTACAACATTAAACATGGCGCAGCAAGGTGTGTTTGGAGAAATTCTTCATGCCGAAGGATCTTACATCCACGGACTTCAGCCTTTCTGGGGAGAATACTGGAACAACTGGAGAATGGATTACAACATCAAACACCGTGGTGACATCTATGCTACACACGGTATGGGACCGGCTTGTCAGGCTTTAAACATTCACCGTGGTGACAAAATGAACTTTTTAGTTTCTATGGATACTAAAGCAGTTGGAAATCCGGCATACATTAAAGAAAAATCAGGAAAAGAAATCAAAGATTTCAGAAATGGAGATCACACCATGACCATGATTCGTACCGAAAACGGAAAAACAATCCAGATTCAGCACGATGTTACCTCTCCTCGTCCGTACAGCAGAATGTACCAATTAAGCGGTACAAAAGGTTTTGCTAACAAATACCCACTAGAAGGATATGCTTTAGACGGCAAAGAACTAGGTGACGACGTAAAACCAAATCACGAAAAATTAAGTGCACACTCTTTTGTTCCGGCAGAGGTGAAAAAAGCATTAATGGAAAAATACAAACACCCAATTGTAAAAAACATCGAAGAGCAGGCTAAAAAAGTGGGTGGTCATGGCGGAATGGATTTCGTAATGGATTACCGTTTGATTTACTGTCTGCAAAAAGGACTTCCGTTAGATATGGACGTTTACGACTTAGCCGAATGGTCTTGTTTAGGTCCATTAACCGAGATTTCCCTTGACAACGGTTCAGCTCCTGTAGAAATTCCGGATTTCACACGTGGCGGATGGAACAAGTTGAAAAAATTAGAATTTTCAGAATAA
- a CDS encoding DUF3472 domain-containing protein → MKKIVYLFFASFLVSVSCVGSNDDVPSKNETIENPKTTISLPLGGNAYSSKHLDETNTITDNGIENWKDSNEFFTAYFRISKPGTFQITVEESVEVYGKSELEFSINNESKKVNFTTSKKAVIAGTWNLKKEGYIAVKIKGISKTGDRFPSISRLTIASADFDGKISYVPNNEGDFYHWGRRGPSVHLNYQTPENTNTEWYYNEITVPQNEDKIGSYFMANGFGEGYFGIQVNSATERRILFSVWSPFTTDDPNSIPETHKIKLLKKGENVHTGEFGNEGSGGQSYLKYNWKAGNTYKFLLRGLPAGNNTTTYTAYFYAPELNKWLLIASFNRPQTNTYLKRFHSFLENFIPEQGDLSRKVLFNNQWVCDEKGNWFEVNSARFTNDNTGVKEYRMDFAGGTEDGFFYLKNGGFFNDYTTPKTIFTKPLTNKKPEINFNTLP, encoded by the coding sequence ATGAAAAAAATAGTATACCTGTTTTTTGCTTCTTTTCTAGTTTCGGTTTCCTGCGTTGGCAGCAATGATGATGTACCATCGAAAAATGAAACCATAGAAAATCCAAAAACGACAATTTCTCTACCGCTTGGTGGAAATGCGTATAGTTCTAAACATTTAGATGAAACTAATACAATTACAGACAATGGCATCGAGAACTGGAAGGATTCCAATGAGTTTTTCACCGCCTATTTCAGGATTTCCAAACCCGGAACCTTTCAAATTACCGTAGAAGAATCAGTCGAAGTTTATGGAAAATCAGAACTGGAATTTTCGATTAATAATGAATCCAAAAAAGTAAACTTCACCACTTCAAAAAAGGCTGTTATCGCAGGAACCTGGAACCTTAAAAAAGAAGGATATATTGCTGTTAAAATAAAAGGAATCAGTAAAACCGGCGATCGTTTCCCGTCTATTAGTCGTCTAACGATTGCAAGTGCTGATTTTGACGGTAAAATCTCCTATGTACCCAACAATGAAGGTGACTTTTATCATTGGGGACGTCGTGGACCTTCTGTTCATTTAAACTATCAGACTCCCGAAAACACCAACACCGAGTGGTATTACAACGAAATTACCGTTCCTCAAAACGAAGATAAAATCGGGTCTTACTTTATGGCAAATGGTTTTGGCGAAGGTTACTTCGGAATTCAGGTAAACTCAGCCACCGAAAGAAGAATTTTATTCTCGGTTTGGAGCCCGTTTACAACTGACGATCCTAACAGTATTCCGGAAACTCATAAAATTAAACTACTGAAAAAAGGCGAAAATGTACACACAGGCGAATTTGGTAACGAAGGCTCAGGAGGACAAAGCTATCTGAAATACAACTGGAAAGCCGGAAACACCTATAAGTTTTTACTTCGCGGATTGCCTGCCGGTAATAACACCACCACGTACACCGCTTACTTTTACGCTCCCGAATTGAATAAATGGTTATTAATTGCCAGTTTTAATCGTCCTCAAACCAATACCTATTTGAAAAGATTTCATTCCTTTCTGGAAAATTTCATCCCGGAACAAGGAGATCTGTCTCGCAAAGTCCTGTTCAATAATCAATGGGTTTGTGATGAAAAAGGCAACTGGTTCGAAGTTAATTCAGCACGCTTTACAAACGACAACACAGGGGTAAAAGAGTACCGAATGGATTTTGCCGGAGGAACGGAAGATGGTTTCTTTTATCTAAAAAATGGAGGCTTTTTTAATGACTATACCACGCCAAAAACTATTTTTACAAAACCATTAACAAATAAAAAACCGGAAATCAATTTCAATACATTACCATAA
- a CDS encoding RagB/SusD family nutrient uptake outer membrane protein has protein sequence MKKILLLGIAISVLSSCELDREPFSSYTKDKIQQDKEASVEVLLNGCYAQLKTWSDVMHRVGEYPGDNIMIRGTSTDHFYSFISYQHVPDNNRLSTFWNNGYKIISQSSDLITSIKEGESPAIDQQLGEAYYLRGMIYFYLCRTYGRPYAQSPETNLGVPIVNGLPADLYNLRLPDRSTVKNTYDQAINDLKKAEALMTVGKSAAYATKEAAQAMLSRVYLYMSGTYETPNQEYATLAIDYAKKVIMSGRYNLLSRANFMKYNTFAPDAAEQTETIFAVKRVASEYSGFDHYYGIGGMYANIQGQGWGEMYASGEYLDLLRKAGLKKDARWAFIDPQYTKDASGNKTEAFRFITDVFNAGGTQTGYNYVQQPLKTKADGSYFITIGTTDYNLTVVNAAENQYSISYQGKTYTGEKDYMMLLNRVYPMFYITKCSLQNNDSHLHSPIISRLAEMYLNMAEAYAKKGDYSNALTNLNIIRERSIVGGGYTSLNSTNAVQRIDEERQLELAFEAHRGYDVYRNGQTMTRRYPGPHLPMNDIPATSPRVVQYIPQSEVNAYPGTLTQNP, from the coding sequence ATGAAAAAGATATTACTATTAGGTATTGCAATTAGTGTTCTGAGCTCATGTGAGTTAGACAGAGAACCTTTTTCTTCCTATACAAAAGATAAAATACAACAAGATAAAGAAGCTTCGGTAGAAGTATTACTAAACGGATGTTATGCCCAATTAAAAACCTGGTCAGATGTGATGCACCGTGTTGGTGAATATCCGGGAGACAACATTATGATTAGAGGAACTTCTACAGATCACTTTTACTCTTTTATTTCCTATCAGCATGTTCCCGACAATAACAGATTATCTACTTTCTGGAACAATGGTTACAAAATCATTTCACAATCAAGCGATTTGATAACATCTATTAAAGAAGGAGAAAGCCCTGCTATCGACCAACAATTAGGAGAAGCTTATTACTTAAGAGGCATGATTTATTTTTACTTATGCCGTACGTACGGAAGACCTTACGCACAATCACCTGAGACTAATTTAGGTGTGCCGATTGTAAACGGTCTACCGGCAGATCTTTATAATTTGAGACTTCCGGATCGTTCTACTGTAAAAAACACTTACGACCAGGCAATTAACGACTTGAAAAAAGCGGAAGCCTTAATGACGGTTGGTAAATCTGCTGCTTATGCTACCAAAGAAGCGGCTCAGGCTATGCTTTCAAGAGTCTATTTGTACATGAGTGGTACCTATGAAACGCCAAATCAGGAGTATGCAACACTTGCTATTGATTATGCAAAAAAAGTAATCATGAGCGGCAGATACAACCTGTTGAGCCGAGCAAACTTTATGAAATACAATACTTTTGCACCGGATGCTGCTGAACAAACTGAAACTATTTTTGCAGTAAAAAGAGTAGCTTCAGAATATTCAGGCTTCGACCACTATTATGGAATTGGAGGAATGTATGCCAATATTCAGGGACAAGGATGGGGAGAGATGTATGCCAGCGGAGAATACCTTGATTTATTGAGAAAAGCCGGACTTAAAAAAGATGCTCGTTGGGCCTTTATTGATCCGCAATACACCAAAGATGCCAGTGGAAATAAAACAGAAGCTTTCCGTTTTATCACAGATGTTTTCAATGCCGGCGGTACACAAACCGGATACAATTATGTGCAGCAGCCTTTAAAAACAAAAGCCGACGGATCGTATTTTATAACCATTGGAACTACAGACTACAACCTTACCGTTGTAAATGCAGCCGAAAATCAATACTCCATCTCTTATCAGGGGAAAACCTATACTGGAGAGAAAGATTATATGATGCTTTTAAACCGTGTCTATCCAATGTTTTATATCACAAAATGTTCTTTACAAAATAATGATTCACACCTACACTCGCCTATCATCTCAAGATTAGCCGAAATGTACCTGAACATGGCCGAAGCTTATGCAAAAAAAGGAGATTACTCTAATGCTTTGACTAACCTGAACATTATTCGTGAAAGATCAATTGTTGGTGGAGGTTATACATCCTTAAACAGTACAAACGCTGTACAGCGTATTGATGAAGAACGTCAGTTAGAATTGGCTTTTGAAGCACACCGTGGTTATGACGTTTACAGAAACGGACAGACCATGACACGCCGTTACCCGGGTCCTCACTTACCAATGAATGACATTCCGGCGACAAGCCCTCGTGTGGTACAATACATCCCGCAATCTGAAGTTAATGCTTACCCTGGAACTTTAACACAAAACCCATAG
- a CDS encoding SusC/RagA family TonB-linked outer membrane protein, translating into MKEALSKNPKILKLQTVLDKSLKTTLCTLLSVTFQITTAAPSKEISLNKTSLLAFQKIVKGKVVDDKGIPIPGVNVIIKGSKTGVQTDIDGSFAIEIPNANTILVFSFLGMQDQEIPAGNGTIKVTMKEAGQQMDEVVIVGYSKVKKESLTGSLQTLDNKKLLDVTTPNVENLLAGKATGVFVSTSGGQPGGASKVVIRGRSTVNGSTDPLWVVDGVIVGNSSPPMNPSDIENLTVLKDAASTAVYGSQGANGVIVVTTKSGKAGKSTINFSSRTAISTVNNGNLKMMNGSELYDFYDSFANKQDFQNVWWWTPELRNKNYDWWKNGTKTGIAQDYNLSISGGGENFKSYVSLGVYDETGAVKGYDYKRYNGLMKFEYKPISWLTIKPQINLTREKVYDQQHSVGAMYRNLPWDSPYLPDGSLVGNAPNPTWVNTTGSNYLYDLQWNYSESEKYSVRANMDFDAKLTSWLTYSSVNNYIFDNYNSTAYSDPRSSSALAVKGRIEDQFETYNKLYTNQLLRFNKSFGVHNVNAVAGYEWNEYNFKKTQAIATGIPPGISVTDPAAKPEAVNGNKKQWAVQSLLSNVNYTYDNRYLAQFSFRRDGASNFGKNAQYGNFFSISGGWNIHNEAFFKADWVNNLKLRASYGSVGNRPNSLYGHLPLYTFDYSYDENPGALISQLANPDLSWEKTFTTGVGLDISLFNRVNITLDYYDKDTSDLLYQVPLPGVIGVTRIWRNVGAVNNRGFEASVNVDIIKTKDLVWSFDANIGFNKNKVTRLYGDKQEIIAPDGSGISGAADKLWKPGYDVDSWFLTEWAGVDPENGKPQWFTTNTAGERVKTYSYGEASKFKKVIGSYTPDFFGGFSTSLNYKNFDFAAIFSYSVGGEIYNYARSEFDSDGAYSDRNQMNLQTGWSRWEKPGDIATHPQAIYNNPSNSQKSSSRFLETGTYLKMRSLSLGYNIPLQHLHITNLRLFITGENLFTISHFSGVTPELSPNWNAATEQYVISGVASDIYPQTRKITLGLNLTL; encoded by the coding sequence ATGAAAGAAGCACTTTCAAAAAATCCTAAGATTTTAAAGTTGCAGACAGTACTTGATAAAAGTTTAAAAACAACATTGTGTACCTTGTTGTCCGTAACTTTTCAAATTACAACTGCTGCTCCCTCAAAAGAGATTTCTTTAAACAAAACCAGTTTACTGGCCTTCCAAAAAATAGTGAAGGGTAAAGTTGTAGACGACAAAGGAATTCCAATTCCCGGTGTAAATGTTATTATAAAAGGATCCAAAACAGGGGTTCAAACGGATATCGACGGTAGCTTTGCCATCGAGATACCAAATGCCAACACCATTTTAGTATTCTCCTTTTTAGGAATGCAGGATCAGGAAATCCCAGCTGGAAATGGCACAATCAAAGTCACGATGAAAGAAGCCGGACAGCAGATGGACGAAGTTGTTATCGTAGGATACAGCAAAGTAAAAAAGGAAAGTTTAACCGGATCATTACAAACTTTAGATAATAAAAAATTATTGGATGTTACTACTCCGAATGTCGAAAACTTATTGGCAGGAAAAGCAACCGGAGTTTTCGTCAGTACCAGTGGAGGTCAGCCTGGCGGTGCTTCAAAAGTAGTTATTAGAGGTAGAAGTACTGTAAACGGAAGTACGGATCCTCTATGGGTAGTCGATGGTGTAATTGTGGGAAACAGTTCCCCTCCAATGAATCCTTCTGACATCGAAAATTTGACGGTTCTTAAAGATGCCGCTTCTACAGCTGTTTATGGTTCACAAGGAGCCAATGGGGTAATTGTAGTCACCACAAAAAGCGGTAAAGCCGGGAAATCAACTATTAATTTCTCTTCAAGAACAGCAATCTCGACCGTAAACAATGGAAATCTCAAAATGATGAACGGATCTGAATTATATGACTTTTATGATTCTTTTGCGAACAAACAAGATTTTCAAAATGTTTGGTGGTGGACTCCTGAATTAAGAAACAAAAACTACGACTGGTGGAAAAATGGTACTAAAACCGGTATTGCTCAGGATTACAACTTATCGATTAGTGGTGGTGGAGAAAACTTCAAAAGTTATGTTTCCTTAGGAGTTTATGATGAAACCGGAGCTGTAAAGGGCTACGATTACAAAAGATACAACGGTTTGATGAAATTTGAATACAAACCAATTTCATGGCTGACTATAAAACCACAGATCAATTTAACCCGCGAAAAAGTATACGATCAACAACATAGTGTAGGTGCTATGTATCGCAACCTGCCTTGGGATAGTCCTTATTTACCGGACGGGTCATTGGTAGGAAATGCACCCAACCCAACCTGGGTAAATACGACCGGATCTAACTATTTGTATGATTTACAATGGAATTATTCTGAATCAGAGAAATATAGTGTTCGTGCCAATATGGATTTCGATGCAAAATTAACAAGCTGGCTGACGTATTCTTCTGTAAACAATTATATCTTCGACAATTACAATTCAACAGCCTATTCGGATCCTAGATCCTCCTCGGCCTTAGCCGTAAAAGGGAGAATAGAAGACCAATTTGAAACTTATAACAAACTATATACTAATCAATTATTAAGATTCAACAAGTCGTTTGGTGTACATAATGTGAATGCTGTTGCAGGTTATGAATGGAATGAATATAATTTCAAAAAAACACAGGCAATTGCAACAGGTATTCCTCCTGGAATTAGTGTAACAGACCCCGCTGCAAAACCTGAAGCTGTAAACGGGAACAAAAAACAATGGGCCGTACAATCCTTACTATCAAATGTAAATTATACCTATGATAATCGTTATTTGGCACAATTTTCTTTCAGACGTGACGGAGCATCGAATTTTGGTAAAAATGCACAATACGGTAATTTCTTCTCTATTAGTGGTGGATGGAACATTCACAATGAAGCTTTCTTTAAAGCGGACTGGGTGAACAACTTAAAACTAAGAGCGAGTTATGGTTCTGTAGGGAATCGTCCAAACAGCTTATACGGCCACTTGCCACTATATACTTTTGATTATAGCTATGATGAAAACCCTGGTGCCTTAATTTCACAATTAGCCAATCCTGATCTAAGCTGGGAAAAAACATTTACGACCGGTGTGGGTCTGGATATAAGTCTTTTCAACAGAGTAAACATTACTTTAGATTATTACGATAAAGATACTTCTGATTTATTGTATCAGGTTCCACTTCCGGGAGTTATCGGGGTAACCCGTATCTGGAGAAATGTTGGGGCTGTAAACAACAGAGGATTCGAAGCCTCGGTTAATGTAGACATTATCAAAACTAAAGATTTGGTTTGGTCCTTTGATGCCAATATTGGGTTTAACAAGAACAAAGTCACACGTCTGTATGGAGACAAACAAGAAATAATCGCCCCTGATGGTAGTGGTATTTCAGGAGCAGCTGATAAATTATGGAAACCTGGTTACGATGTAGACAGCTGGTTCCTTACGGAATGGGCTGGCGTTGATCCGGAGAATGGGAAACCACAATGGTTCACAACAAATACTGCCGGTGAGCGTGTAAAAACTTATAGTTATGGTGAAGCTTCTAAATTTAAAAAAGTAATCGGTTCCTACACTCCCGATTTCTTCGGAGGATTCTCAACCAGCCTGAACTATAAAAACTTTGATTTTGCCGCTATTTTCAGTTATTCTGTTGGAGGTGAAATCTACAACTATGCCAGATCAGAATTTGACTCAGATGGTGCCTATTCTGACAGAAACCAAATGAATCTGCAAACCGGATGGAGCCGTTGGGAAAAACCGGGTGATATTGCTACACACCCACAGGCGATTTACAACAACCCGAGCAACTCTCAGAAATCCTCTTCCCGTTTCTTAGAAACCGGAACTTATTTAAAAATGAGAAGTCTTTCTTTGGGGTATAACATACCGTTACAACATTTACATATTACCAACTTAAGATTATTTATAACCGGAGAAAACTTATTCACCATCTCACATTTTTCAGGTGTAACCCCTGAGTTGTCACCAAATTGGAACGCTGCTACAGAACAATATGTAATTTCGGGCGTAGCCTCAGATATTTATCCGCAAACTCGTAAAATTACACTAGGTCTCAACTTAACGTTATAA